The segment TGAGCCAGGGAACTGCTTTACAGCAGGGCTGTTTAAAAACAAACAGGCAAACCATTAGTGACTAGCAGTGGCACAGGATTACTTTAGCCTGGCAAAAGTACCCCACTCCTTTGATGGTGCTTTTGAGCACTTTAAACCCAGCTCAGAGTTACACAAGCTGAAGGGAATGACAAATCACCTAAAATGAAGTGTGTTTGATGACAATGTAGGTGTTTAGCTGCCTGGCAGATCTGTACAgccatttaaaaacaaataatctGAAGAAAAATTCACAATTCTGTGCCTATTATCAATGTTTCTAGTAGCCAACTCTAAGCAATTTGCAAAATCAGTGTTCCAGTATCAGTTTCCAAAATTCAAGCTAAATATTTGCAGGCTATACAATGCATTTATATAAGTGACATATTTGGGTGGTGTAACATTGCCCTTACCTTCTGTGAGCCTGGCTTTGCCCCCAGTTGGCTGACACAGCACAGTTGAGCACCCTACACACAGAACTACTGTCTGAGCATGGCTGAACACTGTGGTGATCTTGTAGCATCCTGAAAAACAACATCATGAAACTTTCCACTGGCTATTTCTAGCATCATTTTTTAACGTGGTAATTGAATCAGGTATTCTAAATACTTGTCCAAAATGCATCTATATTTCCTTACACAACATACTTGTCCAAAATGCATCTGTATTTCCTTACACAGCACACCAAGCCAAACCAAGCAAGCCATGGTTGTGTTCTGAAGTGCTTGCCTTTGCTTACATGCACAGGAAAGCAAGTTAGGTAACAGAAACTGGTTTGATTCCATATGAAAATCAACAGGCCCTGCTGGCTGACAAACCCCAATTTGCCTATCACATCTCCTGGAAAGAAGTTCAGCAGTTCCAGGTTAGCCTCCTCTGCTGAACAGAGGAACCCATGGAGCTGGAGAAATATTTACCTTGTAACACTGGAACACTGCTGTTGACAAAGTCTGAAAGCTGGGAATATAAACACTGCTGTTCCAATCTGTGTTTGCTTTCTGTTTAATAATTGGTACATGTAAGGCTTGGTTGCATTCTATAAAACTAACATAATATTTAAATGGAAAGACTTGCACAGAAAAATTTCACTAATTCCCTATGTAATGCTTTTGTCTACAACTTATAAATTTTATGACTTAAGAAAGGATGAGATCACTCATACATGGCTTAGAAATGGGATTTTCActgcttttcaattttttttccccctgaaaagtatttttaattagCCAAGAGGTATTTTTGGAGGGAGAAATCCTGTAAAGGATTTAATCTGGATGTGGATATACAAAATAAATAGGTAAAGGTGAGCAGAGATTGCATTTTCAGCACATGTGGATCAGACAGCTAAGACAGAACATATGTTGTGAGCAGGGTCCTGTGACAAAAGCTCTGCTTGGTAGGGAGAAGCACTATGAGACAGAATAACAGATCTCTGTTTAAATCACAAAGAGCAACTGTATAAATCTTTGTGAAAAACTGCTAACAGCTAAAATTTAGTCACAGCAAATTGGTTTTTTCCCCTACTGAAGCTGAACTTCCATGTTGATGAGTTTTTAATGTTTGTGAGTTGGCAGGGAAATGAGCCCAACCCATTTGAGTATCTAGGTAGGAACTCCCAATTCCACTGACCTGGGGACACATAAGGCCATCTGCTGTTTTCAGTGCCTTGTGCATAGGATTCTATCATCAAGctctcctgctttgctctatACAGCCCTCAAACACAAAAAAACAATTAACCCAACAATAATGAAGATAACTCATGACCTATGGGCCTATTTTGACACTAACTGTATCACAGTGTATGCATTCATGTATTCTGGTTTGAACAAagtgtaaaaaaacccaaaagccccAGAGGCTTAGTCTTCAACCCTGGATTTGTTTGAAAGCAATCAGAGCTTACTTTCAAGTTGTTTAAATTAATTTACCTCACTTCAGATGGAATATGTCTCAGAGCTTCTTAGAAAATTAAGCAACTAAGAAAGAATAAGATCAGAAAACCTGAGCACATCAACAATTCCCTGGTTCTATGTCAGGAAGATCACTATTGAAGTGTTTTCTTACTGCTAGAATCTTCTTGTGCTGCAGCAGTTGCTAGGAAGTTCCCACACTGTGCAATATGGATGTGACTGTGCTGAATAAAAAAGCTCTTCACTGGTAGAGCACATTCCTGTCATGGTGCTACAAAATCCCATAGTTTAGTTTATAAAAGTGAAGTTTATTATACAGATATTTCTGAGCCAAAGTACTGAGGATCTCTGAGAAGTGGACACAGGCAACTTCTTATAACCCTTGTATGTGAGTGAGATGGCAGCTTAGTTCTTAACAGCATATGCAAAAAAGGCAGTGCTGTATGTTTTACTTTTATGTATATGTGCAGTGTCCCTGCATATATCCTTGTCAAAAGTTTTTCCAGTTGCTCTTCCAGAACTAAGTTACAAGAGCAGGAAAACAACGTTGGCTTTTGTTTGAAACTTGTGCTGTGGATACTTTAAGGCATCCAGTTAATCTCACTTTATACCTGCAAACCTGGGGAGTTGGGTTTTTCCCTGCTTGCAAGAGTTTTATACCGGAAAAAACCCAACTAAAGAACTCATGCCAGAACCTCCAGAAAAAAAGTGTGATTGTTTACATTGACTTTTTCCAAAGATGGAAAACAGTGTtattgtaaaaaaacccaaagcaatatGCAGACCTTTTTCTAGACAGAACACAAACTCAGATAACAAATAATAATCAACCGTTATATTAAGATCTCTATAGAATACAAACTCAGTTAAGAAACAATAATCAGCTGTTATATGAAGATCTCTATAGAATACAGActcagataagaaataataatcaGCTGTTATATGAAGATAAACAGTATATAAAATTCGTTTTGTTCCTTCCATAATGCATGAACGTTTCAAATATTTACCTGGACATTTTACATCCATAAAGTAGGAGTTCGGGCTCTGCACGAGACGTTTCTTTTTGTGCTTCCTCTTCTCATCCTCCAAGGAGGGATGCACCAGGTCCTTGGCCAGCTGCGTGGGGCAAGGGGAGAAGCGCCCGGCGCGTCAggcgggagccgggccgggccccggggctgccccagcgcggccgcagccgagccccgacagggcCGCCCCGGGGCCTCTGAGGGGGCTCCGGCAACAGCGGGACCCGAGCGAGCACGGCCGGGCCGCTCTGTCACCCCCCGCTCCCAGGTCCCTGCTGCCGCTGCCGGGCCGGGCGGTACCAGCGGACCGTACACAACTCACCGGCATgtccgcgccgggccgggccgcccctcAGCGCTGCCGCccctcagcgccgccgccgcagccgcgCCTGTGCCGAGCGCCGGGGGCGGGACCGAGCGCTGCCAGCCCCGCTCGTGTGCTCCGGCACCGCCGGGCGGGACACCGGCCCGCAGCGGGGGTGACTgtggagtttagttcaagcatggcttaaagaaaaaggccaggaagccatgcaattgagagaaaagtaacaggtagttgtgaagcagttccaaagcagttctcagcctgatttctataagcaattagactctctcaggcatcattgtataaacaataaggtttcaggcagtcttcccataacaagcaaaacaccctctctgggaaaagatggcaccctgggaacagatatggaagttttgggaacctttcatatcacagtgggaacactaattttattttgtgtaaacaatcaacggtattgtaaaacaaaaggtgtggttagagttttctctgttagcctatcatgaacctggattttggaatatgcatgaagttcgttaacactattatttaaactggctgatcgatcaataaacccgagtccgatgcatcacaggatggtcgttctcccctcatttCAACAGGTGACACCGGCCTGTAAGGGTGGGAATGCCCGCTAGAACTGCTCCGGCTTCACGCTGCATGGCGACTAAAGCATCGCTGGTATGGCACAGAATCGTGGAATTGTCAGTGTTGGAAGGTACCTAGAGCAGGTGATACAGGAACGTatctgtgaaaaacgccaatcacttgtttttaaaattttgaaagtttaatagtaataaaatggttataaaatagtaatacaaaaagagtaataataatttggacaatttgaattaggacaatatgagacaatagagacaaagagttatggatgtccaggtacctttactgggcagcacgagcccgaaaaaggacaaaCATtagcagaggattaacccttaaaaacaataacctgttgcatattcatacacctcatacatgatgcataaattccattcaaactcaggattctgtctggtcatcatcaacttcttccttctaatcctaacagcacctttgaggcaggaagaagttcgtttcttctgataatggagcaataaattctttttctctgaaagattcaggtgtcctgtggctgctatctcactgcgagcCCTTTCTTTAccaaaaaaagtatcctacatagcatagtttctattttaacattttttataacctaacactatatttaacacactacttaagagaattaatacagcattactttctaac is part of the Melospiza melodia melodia isolate bMelMel2 chromosome 15, bMelMel2.pri, whole genome shotgun sequence genome and harbors:
- the RPS27L gene encoding ribosomal protein eS27-like is translated as MPLAKDLVHPSLEDEKRKHKKKRLVQSPNSYFMDVKCPGCYKITTVFSHAQTVVLCVGCSTVLCQPTGGKARLTEGCSFRRKQH